A genomic stretch from Setaria viridis chromosome 1, Setaria_viridis_v4.0, whole genome shotgun sequence includes:
- the LOC117839233 gene encoding probable fucosyltransferase 8 isoform X1, with the protein MVMGRPSHSHGSSGGDEERLPLRGGLETERPPPGGHHAAAEQLKEARRGGSRFWRASVRAGLVLCLLSVPAVLLLLRWQADSSPQWVFDFEAPEEDDDDQDIQDDMMDDMSPSPHIMYDRLLGGLLIEGFDEKSCRSRYQFARYHKSPNIPSPYLIEKLRKQEALQKKCGPGTKAYREASKQLRSGQSINMTDCNYLLLTIHAGMGNRMLEITSVFLYALLTNRILLVDRYKEIGDLFCEPFPGTSWLVPSDFPLNYGEFTQSSPESYGNMLQNKVFGDNTERSLAGTRPRYVFLYLDGNCGFHDKLFYCEDDQQFLQGVPWLIIRTDMYFVPSLFLIPAFQDELSRLFPEKDTVFHHLARYLFHPTNNVWYSVTKYYRSYLAKAEKRVGIQIRIYETKGILQRNGPFPHILNQILSCAQNQKLLPEIAMTEGAAAETQNKGAAAETQNNRTIAVLTTSLSSWYSDQIQKKYDEHPAVDGTTVEVHQPSHEEYQRSRNKKHNMKALAEIYLLSMTDELITSGFSTFGYAAQGLAGLKPWIMFRSENHMVPDPPCGRAMSIEPCFHQAPFYDCKAKRDTDLGKVLPYVRHCEDVSWGLKIVNQTQL; encoded by the exons ATGGTCATGGGGAGGCCGAGCCACAGCCACGGGAGCAGCGGGGGCGACGAGGAGCGGCTGCCCCTGCGCGGCGGGCTGGAGAcggagcggccgccgccgggaggccaccacgccgccgcggagcaGCTCAAGGAGGCGAGGCGCGGGGGCAGCAGGTTCTGGCGCGCGTCCGTGCGCGCCGGGCTGGTGCTCTGCCTGCTGAGCGTCCCGGccgtcctgctcctgctgcggTGGCAGGCCGACTCCTCGCCGCAGTGGGTCTTCGACTTCGAGGCCcccgaggaagacgacgacgaccaag ATATACAAGATGATATGATGGATGATATGTCTCCATCCCCACATATTATGTATGATAGACTTCTGGGTGGCCTTCTGATTGAGGGATTTGATGAAAAATCATGTAGAAGCAGGTATCAGTTTGCACGCTATCACAAGTCACCAAACATACCTTCACCATACCTCATTGAGAAGTTAAGGAAACAAGAAGCGTTGCAGAAAAAGTGTGGTCCAGGCACCAAAGCATACAGGGAAGCCTCCAAGCAGCTGAGGTCCGGTCAGAGCATCAATATGACAGATTGCAATTATCTGTTACTGACCATCCATGCTGGCATGGGGAATCGAATGCTTGAGATCACTTCAGTGTTCCTATATGCGCTACTTACAAACAGGATTTTGCTTGTGGACCGGTATAAGGAGATTGGTGACCTTTTCTGCGAACCCTTCCCTGGAACCTCATGGTTAGTCCCTTCAGATTTCCCTCTGAACTATGGTGAGTTTACTCAGAGTAGTCCAGAAAGCTATGGCAACATGCTGCAGAATAAAGTTTTCGGTGACAATACAGAGAGATCTTTGGCTGGTACTAGACCTCGCTATGTGTTTCTCTACCTTGATGGTAACTGTGGTTTCCATGACAAACTTTTCTACTGCGAAGACGACCAACAGTTCCTGCAAGGTGTTCCATGGCTGATTATAAGAACAGACATGTACTTTGTGCCATCCCTGTTTCTAATTCCAGCTTTCCAAGATGAACTCAGCAGGCTATTTCCAGAGAAAGATACTGTTTTCCATCACTTGGCGCGCTATCTTTTTCATCCAACAAACAATGTTTGGTATTCGGTTACAAAATACTACCGGTCCTACCTTGCCAAAGCCGAAAAAAGAGTGGGAATTCAGATCAGAATATATGAAACCAAGGGCATCTTGCAAAGAAATGGTCCGTTCCCACACATTTTGAATCAGATCCTTTCATGTGCACAGAATCAGAAGCTCCTGCCAGAAATCGCCATGACAGAGGGAGCAGCAGCTGAAACTCAGAATAAGGGAGCAGCAGCTGAGACTCAGAATAACCGAACGATTGCCGTTCTAACTACTTCTTTGAGCTCTTGGTACAGTGATCAGATCCAGAAGAAGTACGATGAACACCCAGCAGTTGATGGCACTACTGTCGAAGTGCACCAGCCGAGTCACGAGGAGTACCAGAGGTCAAGGAATAAGAAGCACAACATGAAGGCACTTGCCGAGATCTATCTACTGAGCATGACCGATGAACTAATCACCAGTGGGTTTTCCACGTTTGGGTACGCAGCTCAGGGGCTTGCTGGCCTGAAGCCATGGATCATGTTCAGGTCGGAGAACCACATGGTGCCAGACCCACCGTGCGGCCGTGCCATGTCCATTGAACCGTGCTTCCACCAGGCTCCCTTCTATGACTGCAAGGCGAAGAGGGACACTGACTTGGGCAAGGTGTTGCCTTACGTGAGGCACTGCGAGGACGTGAGCTGGGGGCTGAAGATTGTAAATCAAACTCAGTTGTAG
- the LOC117839233 gene encoding probable fucosyltransferase 8 isoform X2, with amino-acid sequence MAMGTGHGGRQPLEKQRGLETKTAAAGSSAAEAKKPRRVWPAALMACFLAVTAVLLLQRWRTDASPEWLYQVERPAEDIRDIQDDMMDDMSPSPHIMYDRLLGGLLIEGFDEKSCRSRYQFARYHKSPNIPSPYLIEKLRKQEALQKKCGPGTKAYREASKQLRSGQSINMTDCNYLLLTIHAGMGNRMLEITSVFLYALLTNRILLVDRYKEIGDLFCEPFPGTSWLVPSDFPLNYGEFTQSSPESYGNMLQNKVFGDNTERSLAGTRPRYVFLYLDGNCGFHDKLFYCEDDQQFLQGVPWLIIRTDMYFVPSLFLIPAFQDELSRLFPEKDTVFHHLARYLFHPTNNVWYSVTKYYRSYLAKAEKRVGIQIRIYETKGILQRNGPFPHILNQILSCAQNQKLLPEIAMTEGAAAETQNKGAAAETQNNRTIAVLTTSLSSWYSDQIQKKYDEHPAVDGTTVEVHQPSHEEYQRSRNKKHNMKALAEIYLLSMTDELITSGFSTFGYAAQGLAGLKPWIMFRSENHMVPDPPCGRAMSIEPCFHQAPFYDCKAKRDTDLGKVLPYVRHCEDVSWGLKIVNQTQL; translated from the exons ATGGCGATGGGGACTGGCCACGGGGGCCGGCAGCCACTGGAGAAGCAGCGGGGGCTGGAgacgaagacggcggcggccgggtcgtcTGCAGCGGAGGCGAAAAAACCGCGCCGGGTCTGGCCCGCCGCGCTGATGGCGTGCTTCCTCGCTGTCACGGCCGTCCTGCTCCTGCAGCGGTGGCGGACCGACGCCTCGCCGGAGTGGCTCTACCAAGTCGAGCGCCCCGCGGAAGACATTCGAG ATATACAAGATGATATGATGGATGATATGTCTCCATCCCCACATATTATGTATGATAGACTTCTGGGTGGCCTTCTGATTGAGGGATTTGATGAAAAATCATGTAGAAGCAGGTATCAGTTTGCACGCTATCACAAGTCACCAAACATACCTTCACCATACCTCATTGAGAAGTTAAGGAAACAAGAAGCGTTGCAGAAAAAGTGTGGTCCAGGCACCAAAGCATACAGGGAAGCCTCCAAGCAGCTGAGGTCCGGTCAGAGCATCAATATGACAGATTGCAATTATCTGTTACTGACCATCCATGCTGGCATGGGGAATCGAATGCTTGAGATCACTTCAGTGTTCCTATATGCGCTACTTACAAACAGGATTTTGCTTGTGGACCGGTATAAGGAGATTGGTGACCTTTTCTGCGAACCCTTCCCTGGAACCTCATGGTTAGTCCCTTCAGATTTCCCTCTGAACTATGGTGAGTTTACTCAGAGTAGTCCAGAAAGCTATGGCAACATGCTGCAGAATAAAGTTTTCGGTGACAATACAGAGAGATCTTTGGCTGGTACTAGACCTCGCTATGTGTTTCTCTACCTTGATGGTAACTGTGGTTTCCATGACAAACTTTTCTACTGCGAAGACGACCAACAGTTCCTGCAAGGTGTTCCATGGCTGATTATAAGAACAGACATGTACTTTGTGCCATCCCTGTTTCTAATTCCAGCTTTCCAAGATGAACTCAGCAGGCTATTTCCAGAGAAAGATACTGTTTTCCATCACTTGGCGCGCTATCTTTTTCATCCAACAAACAATGTTTGGTATTCGGTTACAAAATACTACCGGTCCTACCTTGCCAAAGCCGAAAAAAGAGTGGGAATTCAGATCAGAATATATGAAACCAAGGGCATCTTGCAAAGAAATGGTCCGTTCCCACACATTTTGAATCAGATCCTTTCATGTGCACAGAATCAGAAGCTCCTGCCAGAAATCGCCATGACAGAGGGAGCAGCAGCTGAAACTCAGAATAAGGGAGCAGCAGCTGAGACTCAGAATAACCGAACGATTGCCGTTCTAACTACTTCTTTGAGCTCTTGGTACAGTGATCAGATCCAGAAGAAGTACGATGAACACCCAGCAGTTGATGGCACTACTGTCGAAGTGCACCAGCCGAGTCACGAGGAGTACCAGAGGTCAAGGAATAAGAAGCACAACATGAAGGCACTTGCCGAGATCTATCTACTGAGCATGACCGATGAACTAATCACCAGTGGGTTTTCCACGTTTGGGTACGCAGCTCAGGGGCTTGCTGGCCTGAAGCCATGGATCATGTTCAGGTCGGAGAACCACATGGTGCCAGACCCACCGTGCGGCCGTGCCATGTCCATTGAACCGTGCTTCCACCAGGCTCCCTTCTATGACTGCAAGGCGAAGAGGGACACTGACTTGGGCAAGGTGTTGCCTTACGTGAGGCACTGCGAGGACGTGAGCTGGGGGCTGAAGATTGTAAATCAAACTCAGTTGTAG
- the LOC117844679 gene encoding galactoside 2-alpha-L-fucosyltransferase, with protein sequence MQQRKPAAPEIPVSQGAMACDAWPEAEGARPEHWPLPRKKRLALDRKRWNTVVNVVLVAFVMAVPPVVVVYAGGGGAPAVWIAAAKAQLRRGSGDRSFPYATSPPDKLLGGLLPDGLDERSCRSRYESSMYRRNPGRRPSPLLIAKLRKHEELQRRCGPNTNAYNLAIEQLRAGKSAGSPECKYVVSISYRGLGNRILAAASAFLYAVLTERALLVDPSNKMDELFCEPFPGTTWLLPRDFPLASYTNFSIDTAKSYGNMLRNKVLSADAPPAELPAFAYLHLDHDYGHEDKMFFCDDDQRLLSNVQWLVMRTDLYTVPGLFLITAFQEELDALFPERDAAFHHLARYLFYPTNHVWGLVTRYYRAYLARADLRVGIQVRNFDPRHAQSPHVLRQITSCVWREKVLPEVLATGEHAAPATPGAARSTAVLMTSLRPWYYERIKGMYWDHATATGEDVSVHQPSHEGQQQFGKRSHDGRAWAEMYLLSLCDVLVTSGWSTFGYVAQGLGGVAPWVLHKQPANLTAAPDPPCFRDVSMEPCFHAPHVYDCKMKRGLDTGEVLPHVRHCQDVSWGLKLVDPKLYKA encoded by the exons ATGCAGCAGCGCaagccggcggcgccggaaATCCCTGTGTCACAGGGCGCGATGGCATGCGACGCCTGGCCAGAGGCCGAGGGAGCTCGGCCGGAGCACTGGCCCCTgccgcggaagaagaggctggCCCTGGACAGGAAGCGGTGGAACACGGTGGTCAACGTCGTGCTCGTCGCCTTCGTCATGGCCGTGCCGCCGGTCGTCGTCGTCtacgccgggggcggcggcgcacccgcGGTTTGGATCGCGGCCGCCAAGGCCCAGCTGCGCCGAG GATCCGGCGATCGCTCTTTTCCATACGCCACAAGCCCACCTGACAAACTCCTCGGCGGCCTCTTGCCCGACGGCCTCGACGAGAGATCATGCCGCAGCAGGTACGAATCCTCCATGTACCGCCGGAACCCCGGACGGCGACCTTCTCCGCTCCTCATCGCAAAGCTGCGGAAGCACGAGGAGCTCCAGAGACGGTGCGGGCCGAACACCAACGCGTACAACCTCGCCATCGAGCAGCTCCGGGCCGGCAAGAGCGCCGGCTCGCCGGAGTGCAAGTACGTGGTCTCCATCTCCTACCGAGGCCTCGGCAACCGCAtcctcgccgcggcgtcggcgttcCTCTACGCGGTGCTCACGGAGCGCGCCCTCCTCGTGGACCCGAGCAACAAGATGGACGAGCTCTTCTGCGAGCCGTTCCCCGGCACGACGTGGCTGCTCCCGCGGGACTTTCCCCTGGCGAGCTACACGAACTTCAGCATCGACACCGCCAAGAGCTACGGCAACATGCTGAGGAACAAGGTGCTCAGcgccgacgcgccgccggcggagctgCCGGCGTTCGCGTACCTCCACCTCGACCACGACTACGGCCACGAGGACAAGATGTTCTTCTGCGACGACGACCAGCGGCTGCTCTCGAACGTCCAGTGGCTAGTCATGAGGACGGACCTGTACACCGTGCCGGGTCTGTTCCTGATCACGGCGTTCCAGGAGGAGCTCGACGCGCTCTTCCCGGAGCGCGACGCCGCGTTCCACCACCTGGCGCGGTACCTGTTCTACCCGACCAACCACGTCTGGGGCCTCGTCACCCGCTACTACCGCGCGTACCTCGCGCGGGCGGACCTCCGGGTCGGCATCCAGGTGCGCAACTTCGACCCCAGGCACGCGCAGTCGCCGCACGTCCTCCGGCAGATCACGTCCTGCGTGTGGAGGGAGAAGGTGCTCCCCGAGGTCCTCGCTACGGGAGAGcacgccgcgccggcgacgcctGGCGCCGCCAGGTCCACGGCCGTCCTGATGACCTCTCTCCGGCCGTGGTACTACGAGCGCATCAAGGGGATGTACTGGGACCACgcgacggcgaccggcgaggaCGTGAGCGTGCACCAGCCGAGCCACGAGGGGCAGCAGCAGTTCGGCAAGAGGTCGCACGACGGCAGGGCGTGGGCGGAGATGTACCTGCTGAGCCTGTGCGACGTGCTGGTGACCAGCGGCTGGTCCACGTTCGGGTACGTGGCGCAGGGGctcggcggcgtggcgccgtgGGTGCTGCACAAGCAGCCGGCGAACCTCACGGCGGCGCCGGACCCGCCGTGCTTCCGGGACGTGTCCATGGAGCCGTGCTTCCACGCGCCGCACGTCTACGACTGCAAGATGAAGCGTGGACTGGACACAGGGGAAGTGCTGCCGCATGTCAGGCACTGCCAGGACGTGAGCTGGGGGTTGAAGCTTGTCGATCCTAAGTTGTACAAGGCTTGA
- the LOC117839247 gene encoding galactoside 2-alpha-L-fucosyltransferase, with protein MDIKERIRRSPPPTPQEQAGAAPAHPRGRKGRVAALPLSVAALVACGVVLLLLAGGSAARRGSQFLDADPASAGLSGDDRGDVHQARPRDGGHGTMESSKVQRDKLIGGLLAPGFDEQSCLSRYQSVLYRKKSPHLLSTYLLERLREQEVLQKKCGPHTESYKKAIELLKSGQDVKVGDCNYLVWVSYSGLGNRILTITSAFLYAILTNRVLLVDGDKGTADLFCEPFPETSWLLPLDFPINQFKNFSVGSPESYGNMVKTERIRSDGSFKGPKPAFIYLHLAHDYDDYDKLFFCEHSQQHLQRIPWLIIRSDNYFVPSLFLIPAYQEELMRLFPQKDAVFHHLGRYLFHPTNVVWGLITRYYDSYLATADEKLGVQIRVFDTETGPFQHVLDQVLSCTLKENLLPEVNAQQPIVSTRKLRSKVVLITSLNSGYYERIRNMYWEHPTMNGEVISFHQPSHEEHQDSDKKMHNMKAWAEIYLLSLSDVMVTSAWSTFGYVAQGLSGLKTWLMFKPENRTAPNPPCRQVMSMEPCFHAPPFYDCKARRGTDTGKLVPHVRHCEDMSWGLKLVDTDER; from the exons atGGACATCAAGGAGCGgatccgccgctcgccgccgccgacgccgcaggagcaggcgggggcggcgcccgCGCACCCGCGCGGGAGGAAGGGCCGGGTCGCGGCGCTGCCGCTGTCGGTCGCGGCGCTCGTGGCGTGCGGggtcgtgctgctgctgctcgcggGCGGCtccgcggcgaggaggggcaGCCAGTTCCTCGACGCGGATCCTGCCAGTGCCGGGCTCTCCGGCGACGACCGTGGCGACGTGCACCAGGCCCGCCCGCGCGATG GGGGTCATGGAACTATGGAATCTTCCAAAGTTCAAAGGGACAAACTCATTGGTGGCTTGTTAGCTCCTGGTTTTGATGAGCAGTCATGTCTAAGTAGATACCAATCAGTACTTTACCGTAAAAAATCGCCCCATTTACTATCAACATACCTTCTTGAAAGACTAAGAGAACAAGAGGTTCTCCAGAAGAAATGTGGCCCGCATACAGAGTCATACAAGAAAGCTATTGAACTGCTAAAATCTGGTCAGGATGTTAAGGTTGGAGATTGCAACTATTTGGTATGGGTATCGTATAGTGGCCTTGGGAACAGGATCTTAACTATTACCTCAGCATTTCTCTATGCCATCCTTACAAATAGAGTTTTACTTGTAGATGGAGATAAAGGCACTGCTGATCTTTTCTGCGAACCATTCCCTGAAACTTCATGGTTATTACCGTTGGATTTCCCGATTAATCAATTTAAGAACTTCAGTGTTGGCTCCCCTGAGAGTTACGGAAACATGGTGAAAACTGAACGCATTCGTTCTGATGGTTCTTTTAAGGGTCCTAAGCCTGCCTTTATTTATCTTCACCTGGCTCATGATTATGATGATTACGATAAGCTTTTTTTCTGTGAACATAGTCAGCAGCATCTTCAGAGGATCCCATGGCTGATCATAAGATCCGATAATTACTTTGTACCTTCACTTTTTCTGATCCCAGCATACCAAGAGGAGCTCATGAGGCTGTTTCCTCAGAAAGACGCTGTTTTCCATCACTTGGGACGTTACTTGTTCCACCCTACCAATGTTGTCTGGGGCTTGATTACAAGGTACTATGATTCTTATCTTGCTACAGCTGACGAGAAGTTGGGTGTCCAAATCAGAGTCTTTGATACTGAAACCGGTCCATTTCAGCATGTCTTGGATCAGGTCCTTTCTTGTACACTGAAGGAAAATTTACTACCAGAGGTTAATGCACAACAGCCAATTGTGTCGACAAGGAAACTCAGGTCAAAAGTTGTTCTGATTACTTCTTTGAACTCTGGATACTACGAAAGAATCAGGAACATGTATTGGGAACATCCGACGATGAATGGTGAGGTAATTAGCTTCCACCAGCCGAGTCACGAGGAGCATCAGGATTCTGACAAGAAAATGCATAACATGAAAGCATGGGCAGAGATTTATCTGTTAAGCTTATCTGATGTTATGGTAACAAGTGCATGGTCAACTTTTGGGTATGTTGCTCAGGGTCTGAGTGGTCTGAAGACGTGGCTTATGTTCAAACCTGAAAACCGCACTGCACCTAATCCACCTTGCCGTCAAGTTATGTCCATGGAACCGTGCTTTCATGCTCCACCTTTCTATGATTGCAAAGCTAGGAGGGGAACTGATACAGGAAAGCTTGTTCCACATGTAAGACATTGTGAAGATATGAGCTGGGGGCTCAAGCTAGTTGATACGGATGAACGGTAG
- the LOC117839256 gene encoding photosystem I chlorophyll a/b-binding protein 5, chloroplastic: MASAVTAANSHGRALHTCAASSRPRALTGWSRRTLAVPAHRAPSPRARVVVRASAQRATWLPGLDPPAHLDGTLPGDYGFDPLGLGEEPASLKWYVQAELVHCRFAMAGVAGILVTDLLRVSGIRDLPVWFEAGAAKFDFANTTSLFFVQLLLMGFAETKRYMDFINPGSQAEEGTFIGLEAALVGSQPGYPGGPLFNPLGLAKDIENAHEEKLKEIKNGRLAMVAMLGFMVQASVTHVGPIDNLLTHLSDPFNKNIIHTLSSS, from the exons ATGGCGTCCGCCGTAACAGCAGCTAACAGCCATGGGAGAGCCCTGCACACCTGCGCAGCCTCCTCCAGGCCCAGGGCGCTCACAGGCTGGAGCAGGCGCACGCTCGCCGTGCCCGCACACCGTGCGCCGTCGCCGAGAGCTCGGGTCGTCGTCCGAGCCAGCGCCCAGCGCGCGACCTGGCTGCCCGGACTGGACCCGCCTGCTCACCTCGACGGCAC GCTACCGGGTGACTACGGCTTCGATCCCCTGGGGCTCGGGGAGGAACCGGCGAGCTTGAAGTGGTACGTTCAGGCCGAGCTCGTACACTGCCGGTTTGCCATGGCAGGGGTCGCCGGCATCCTTGTAACTGAC TTGCTCCGTGTATCAGGGATCCGGGACCTACCGGTGTGGTTCGAGGCAGGTGCAGCGAAATTTGACTTCGCCAACACCACGTCACTCTTCTTCGTCCAGCTTCTCCTGATGGG ATTCGCTGAAACCAAGAGGTACATGGACTTCATCAATCCAGGATCACAAGCAGAGGAAGGAACCTTCATAGGGCTAGAGGCTGCACTTGTAGGTTCACAGCCAGG CTACCCCGGGGGTCCACTGTTTAATCCGTTAGGACTTGCAAAAGACATAGAGAATGCGCATGAAGAGAAGTTGAAAGAAATCAAGAATG GGAGGCTGGCAATGGTAGCCATGCTTGGCTTCATGGTGCAAGCATCTGTAACTCATGTTGGCCCCATCGACAATCTTTTGACACATCTTTCGGATCCATTCAACAAAAATATCATTCACACACTCTCCTCTTCCTGA
- the LOC117839265 gene encoding uncharacterized protein: MAKRAGGFHLPNAEQENSLLLRALISVVSGDNAVPALLPEEAEAPVVEAPAPCTCTTCGANGCAAGGCELLAVTGIGSSSDSDDGGECSASASRAAITGGVGKLRRRQRGRVSKYRGVRRRPWGKWAAEIRDPHRAVRKWLGTFDTAEDAARAYDIAAIEFRGRRAKLNFPADVTPAPAPSWAPTSTYHHHLPQPLPESLHETCGSNASSPVQVALVAAAPAGQHGARLVPKERDIWDGLNEIMMMDDGSFWSSMP, from the coding sequence ATGGCGAAGCGCGCCGGGGGGTTCCACCTCCCGAACGCCGAGCAGGAGAActcgctcctcctccgcgcgctcATCTCCGTTGTGTCAGGGGACAACGCCGTGCCCGCGCTGCtcccggaggaggcggaggcaccAGTCGTCGAAGCTCCCGCGCCGTGCACCTGCACCACATGCGGCGCGAACGggtgcgccgccggcggctgcgaGCTCCTCGCCGTGACGGGGATCGGGTCGAGCAGCGACAGCGACGACGGAGGGGAGTGCTCCGCTTCCGCCAGCCGTGCCGCCATCACCGGGGGTGTGGgcaagctgcggcggcggcagagggggAGGGTGAGTAAGTACCGCGGCGTGCGTCGGCGGCCGTGGGGCAAGTGGGCGGCGGAGATCCGTGACCCACATCGCGCCGTGCGCAAgtggctcggcaccttcgacaCCGCCGAGGACGCCGCACGTGCCTACGACATCGCTGCCATCGAGTTCCGGGGCCGCCGCGCCAAGCTCAACTTCCCCGCCGACGTGACCCCCGCGCCCGCACCTTCCTGGGCGCCGACCTCGAcgtaccaccaccaccttccGCAGCCGCTGCCCGAGAGCCTACATGAGACCTGCGGGTCGAACGCGTCCTCGCCAGTGCAAGTGGCTCTTGTGGCAGCGGCGCCGGCTGGGCAGCACGGCGCGAGGCTGGTGCCGAAGGAGCGGGACATCTGGGACGGGTTGAACGAGATCATGATGATGGATGACGGCAGCTTCTGGTCGTCCATGCCATGA